The following coding sequences are from one Bradyrhizobium sp. WSM471 window:
- the nthA gene encoding nitrile hydratase subunit alpha yields the protein MSEHHHHHDHDHSELSETELRVRALETILTEKGYVEPAALDAIIQAYETRIGPHNGARVVAKAWSDPAFRTALLEDGSKAIGTLGHVSRVGDHLVVVENTPQRHNMVVCTLCSCYPWEMLGLPPVWYKAAPYRSRAVKDPRGVLADFGVQVAKDVEIRVWDSTAETRFLVLPMRPAGTEGWNEEQLAELVTRDSMIGTGLPKVPGALS from the coding sequence ATGAGCGAGCATCATCATCACCACGATCACGACCATTCCGAGCTGTCGGAGACCGAGTTGCGCGTGCGCGCGCTCGAGACGATCCTGACCGAAAAAGGCTATGTCGAGCCGGCCGCGCTCGACGCCATCATCCAGGCCTATGAGACCCGGATCGGCCCTCATAACGGCGCACGCGTCGTCGCCAAGGCCTGGAGCGATCCGGCGTTCAGGACGGCACTGCTGGAGGACGGCTCGAAGGCGATCGGCACGCTCGGCCATGTCAGCCGCGTCGGCGACCACCTCGTCGTGGTCGAGAACACACCGCAGCGTCACAACATGGTCGTGTGCACGCTGTGCTCCTGCTATCCTTGGGAAATGCTGGGGCTCCCGCCGGTCTGGTACAAGGCCGCGCCCTATCGTTCCCGCGCGGTGAAGGACCCGCGCGGCGTGCTCGCCGATTTCGGCGTGCAGGTCGCCAAGGACGTTGAAATCCGGGTCTGGGATTCGACCGCCGAAACGCGCTTTCTTGTGCTGCCGATGCGCCCGGCGGGGACCGAAGGCTGGAACGAGGAGCAGCTCGCCGAGCTGGTCACGCGCGATTCCATGATCGGCACCGGCTTGCCCAAGGTGCCCGGAGCGCTGTCATGA
- the hfq gene encoding RNA chaperone Hfq, translating into MAADRAQNLQDTFLNHVRKTKTPLTIFLVNGVKLQGIVTWFDNFCLLLRRDGHSQLVYKHAISTIMPGAPIQLFEGGEDQPA; encoded by the coding sequence ATGGCGGCAGACCGCGCACAAAACCTGCAGGACACCTTCCTTAATCACGTTCGCAAAACCAAAACGCCACTGACGATCTTTCTGGTCAACGGAGTGAAGCTCCAGGGCATCGTGACCTGGTTCGACAATTTCTGTTTGCTGCTTCGGCGCGACGGTCACTCGCAGCTCGTCTACAAGCATGCGATCTCGACCATCATGCCGGGCGCTCCGATCCAGCTGTTCGAAGGCGGCGAGGACCAGCCGGCTTGA
- the hflX gene encoding GTPase HflX, giving the protein MEPRNFDGDADRPRSAGGTQTGRVLVIGPYLRVRAGSADAQSEAHVLRDAEARLDEAAGLARAIDLVVADAIIAPINQIRPATYIGKGKVEEIAALAKSLEVELVVMDCALAPIQQRNLEKELQAKVLDRTGLILEIFGRRAKTKEGSLQVELAHLNYQRSRLVRSWTHLERQRGGFGFMGGPGETQIEADRRLIQERISKLEGELKKVQATRRLHRAGRQRVPYRVVALVGYTNAGKSTLFNRLTRADVQAADMLFATLDPTLRALTLPHGGKAMLSDTVGFISNLPTQLVAAFRATLEEVLEADVILHVRDISHDDAEAQQSDVDAVLRQLGINPDDSGRIIEVWNKIDRYGPEQREELLNIAARRPEDHPAMLVSAVSGEGVDALLAAIEERLAAKRITLDLSIDASDGAGISWLHRNSEVLAKELHDGRFDMTVRVDETKRDIVVNRFDAVPRLNA; this is encoded by the coding sequence TTGGAACCCCGGAATTTCGACGGGGATGCCGACCGTCCGCGGTCGGCAGGGGGTACGCAGACGGGGCGGGTGCTTGTCATCGGTCCCTATTTGCGGGTGCGCGCAGGCAGTGCCGACGCGCAATCGGAAGCTCATGTCCTGCGTGACGCGGAAGCCCGGCTCGACGAAGCCGCCGGCCTGGCGCGCGCGATCGATCTCGTCGTTGCCGACGCCATCATCGCGCCGATCAACCAGATCCGCCCAGCGACCTATATCGGCAAGGGCAAGGTCGAGGAGATCGCCGCGCTCGCCAAGAGCCTCGAGGTCGAGCTCGTGGTGATGGATTGCGCGCTGGCGCCGATCCAGCAGCGCAATCTCGAGAAGGAGTTGCAGGCAAAGGTGCTCGACCGCACCGGCCTCATCCTGGAAATTTTCGGCCGCCGCGCCAAGACCAAGGAAGGCTCGCTCCAGGTCGAGCTCGCGCATCTCAACTATCAACGTTCGCGCCTGGTGCGCTCATGGACCCATCTCGAGCGCCAGCGCGGCGGCTTTGGATTCATGGGCGGTCCCGGCGAGACGCAGATCGAAGCCGACCGCCGTCTGATCCAGGAGCGGATCTCCAAGCTCGAGGGCGAACTGAAGAAGGTGCAGGCGACGCGGCGACTGCATCGCGCAGGTCGCCAGCGCGTGCCGTACCGCGTCGTGGCGCTGGTCGGCTACACCAATGCCGGCAAGTCGACGCTGTTCAACCGCCTGACCCGCGCCGACGTGCAGGCCGCCGACATGCTGTTCGCCACGCTGGATCCGACGCTGCGTGCGCTCACCCTGCCGCATGGCGGCAAGGCGATGCTGTCGGACACCGTCGGTTTCATCTCCAATTTGCCGACGCAGCTCGTCGCCGCCTTCCGCGCCACGCTGGAGGAGGTGCTGGAGGCCGACGTCATCCTGCATGTGCGCGACATCTCGCACGACGACGCCGAGGCGCAGCAGAGCGACGTCGACGCCGTGCTGCGCCAGCTCGGCATCAATCCCGACGACTCAGGCCGCATCATCGAGGTCTGGAACAAGATCGACCGTTATGGTCCCGAACAGCGCGAAGAACTTTTGAACATCGCCGCGCGCAGGCCGGAGGATCATCCGGCGATGCTGGTGTCCGCCGTGTCGGGCGAGGGGGTCGACGCACTGCTCGCCGCGATCGAGGAGCGCTTGGCCGCCAAGCGCATCACGCTCGACCTCTCCATCGATGCCTCCGATGGCGCCGGGATCAGCTGGCTGCATCGGAATTCCGAAGTGCTGGCCAAGGAGTTGCACGACGGCCGCTTCGACATGACGGTACGGGTGGACGAGACCAAGCGGGATATCGTGGTGAACAGGTTCGATGCGGTGCCGCGGCTGAACGCGTAG
- the nthB gene encoding nitrile hydratase subunit beta yields MNGVHDMGGMDGFGKVEPEPNEPVFHEEWESRVLAMVRAMGAAGAFNIDTSRFYRETIPPHVYLSSSYYKKWFLGLEEMLIEKGYLTREEVAAGHAMQPAKALKHGKFDLGQVERIMVRGKFARPAPAPAKFKIGDKVRAKNIHPATHTRLPRYVRGHVGVVELNHGCHVFPDSAAMERGENPQWLYTVVFEGRDLWGADGDPTSKVSIDAFEPYLDPA; encoded by the coding sequence ATGAACGGCGTGCACGACATGGGCGGCATGGACGGGTTCGGCAAAGTCGAGCCCGAGCCGAACGAGCCGGTGTTCCACGAGGAATGGGAGTCGCGTGTTCTCGCCATGGTGCGCGCGATGGGCGCGGCCGGCGCCTTCAACATCGACACCTCGCGCTTCTATCGCGAGACGATCCCGCCGCATGTCTATCTCTCGAGTTCCTATTACAAGAAATGGTTTCTCGGGCTCGAGGAGATGCTGATCGAGAAAGGCTATCTCACCCGGGAGGAAGTCGCCGCCGGCCACGCGATGCAGCCGGCCAAGGCGCTCAAGCACGGCAAGTTCGATCTCGGCCAGGTCGAGCGCATCATGGTGCGCGGCAAGTTCGCCCGCCCTGCCCCGGCACCGGCGAAATTCAAGATCGGTGACAAGGTCCGTGCGAAGAACATTCATCCCGCGACCCACACCCGCCTGCCGCGCTACGTGCGCGGTCATGTCGGCGTCGTCGAGCTGAACCATGGCTGCCACGTGTTTCCGGACTCGGCGGCGATGGAGCGCGGCGAGAATCCGCAATGGCTCTACACGGTCGTGTTCGAGGGCCGCGATCTCTGGGGCGCGGATGGCGATCCGACCTCGAAAGTCTCGATCGACGCGTTCGAGCCGTATCTGGACCCGGCGTGA
- a CDS encoding histidine kinase, translated as MLKTEVRGGRILMYSYHIVAELRQFRGATAATDPRIHSDMPDAGTDSSPHGLTGMHKFFLAMMVSAVLLLIVAADLLVNGLGVQEPNANVASAIQVAGRFVR; from the coding sequence GTGCTGAAAACGGAGGTCCGCGGCGGGCGGATACTGATGTATTCGTACCACATTGTTGCCGAATTGCGACAATTCCGCGGCGCCACCGCCGCGACCGACCCGCGCATCCACAGCGACATGCCGGATGCCGGAACGGATTCCAGCCCTCACGGCTTGACCGGGATGCACAAGTTCTTTCTCGCAATGATGGTGTCGGCCGTGCTGCTGCTGATCGTGGCGGCGGATCTGCTGGTCAATGGTCTCGGGGTGCAGGAGCCCAATGCGAACGTTGCCAGCGCGATACAGGTAGCAGGCCGGTTTGTCAGATAG
- a CDS encoding sigma-54 dependent transcriptional regulator: MASEILIVDDEADIRDLVAGILEDEGFVTRTARDSDTALAEIANRRPHLVFLDIWLQGSKLDGLQLLEQVKKDNPDLPVVMISGHGNIETAVAAIKRGAYDFIEKPFKTDRLILVANRALENSRLKREVKELKQLAPSASSLVGRSPSMNQLRQTIERAAKANSRILIVGPAGAGKELTARTLHTASGRADGPFVVINAAAITPERMEHELFGIEQSNGEHARKPGALEEAHGGTLFIDEIADMPRETQNKILRVLVEQSFQRVGGNGKVQVDVRIISSTARNLEEEIAAGHFREDLYHRLSVVPIRVPALSERREDIPELIDYFMEQISAGSGLPKRQIGQDAMAVLQSHVWPGNVRQLRNNVERVMILAAGGPEVIITADMLPQDVGSMVPAMPTSNNGEHIMGLPLREAREVFERDYLIAQISRFSGNISRTAEFVGMERSALHRKLKALGVG, from the coding sequence ATGGCAAGTGAAATTCTGATTGTCGATGATGAGGCCGATATTCGGGATCTCGTTGCGGGCATCCTCGAAGACGAGGGCTTCGTGACCCGGACCGCGCGCGACAGCGATACGGCGCTTGCCGAGATCGCCAACCGCAGGCCGCATCTGGTGTTCCTCGACATCTGGCTGCAGGGCTCCAAGTTGGACGGCTTGCAACTGCTGGAGCAGGTCAAGAAGGACAACCCCGATCTGCCGGTCGTGATGATCTCCGGCCACGGCAACATCGAGACTGCGGTCGCCGCGATCAAACGTGGCGCCTACGACTTCATCGAGAAGCCGTTCAAGACCGACCGGCTGATCCTGGTCGCGAACCGTGCACTGGAGAACTCGCGGCTCAAGCGCGAGGTCAAGGAGCTGAAGCAGCTCGCGCCGAGCGCAAGCTCGCTAGTCGGCCGCTCGCCCAGCATGAACCAGCTGCGCCAGACCATCGAGCGTGCGGCCAAGGCCAACAGCCGCATCCTGATCGTCGGTCCCGCCGGTGCCGGCAAGGAACTGACCGCACGCACGTTGCACACCGCCTCGGGCCGTGCCGACGGCCCCTTCGTCGTCATCAACGCCGCTGCGATCACACCCGAGCGGATGGAGCACGAGCTGTTCGGCATCGAGCAGTCCAACGGCGAGCACGCGCGCAAGCCCGGCGCGCTCGAAGAGGCCCATGGCGGCACGCTTTTCATCGACGAGATCGCGGACATGCCGCGCGAGACACAGAACAAGATCTTGCGCGTGCTGGTCGAGCAGTCGTTCCAGCGCGTCGGCGGCAATGGCAAGGTGCAGGTCGACGTCCGCATCATCTCCTCCACCGCGCGCAACCTCGAAGAGGAGATCGCGGCGGGTCATTTCCGCGAGGACCTCTATCACCGGCTCTCGGTGGTGCCGATCCGCGTGCCGGCGCTGTCGGAGCGGCGCGAGGACATTCCGGAATTGATCGACTACTTCATGGAGCAGATCTCCGCGGGCAGCGGCCTGCCCAAGCGGCAGATCGGGCAGGACGCGATGGCGGTGCTGCAGTCGCATGTCTGGCCGGGCAATGTGCGCCAGCTCCGCAACAACGTTGAGAGAGTCATGATTCTGGCCGCGGGCGGGCCGGAGGTCATCATCACTGCCGACATGCTGCCGCAGGACGTCGGCTCCATGGTGCCGGCGATGCCGACCAGCAACAATGGCGAGCACATCATGGGCCTGCCGCTGCGCGAAGCGCGCGAAGTGTTCGAGCGCGACTATTTGATTGCACAGATCAGCCGTTTTTCAGGAAATATTTCTCGCACGGCCGAGTTTGTTGGCATGGAACGCTCGGCACTGCACCGGAAGTTGAAGGCGCTCGGCGTCGGCTAA
- the mazG gene encoding nucleoside triphosphate pyrophosphohydrolase yields the protein MTPSRDISRLIEIMAALRTPVTGCPWDLEQNFATIAPYTIEEAYEVVEAISRGDLDDLCEELGDLLLQVVFHAQMAEEQKAFAFGDVVEAITRKMIRRHPHVFADKDGNLASSHVKEVWDRIKAEEKAERAARRPPQEAPSHKSLLSGVKAGQHALTRAMELQRKASTVGFDWNDPRAVLAKIREEADEIEAALDRNDSDGLAEETGDLMFALVNLARHVDADPEAALRATNAKFERRFAFIERALEAQGRTLEQASLAEMDALWNAAKGEEKSAAPAGKSNQARS from the coding sequence ATGACCCCTTCCCGCGACATTTCCCGTCTGATCGAGATCATGGCGGCGCTGCGCACGCCGGTGACCGGCTGCCCCTGGGACCTCGAGCAGAATTTTGCGACCATCGCGCCCTATACGATCGAGGAAGCCTATGAGGTGGTCGAGGCCATCAGCCGCGGCGATCTCGACGATCTCTGCGAGGAGCTTGGCGACCTCCTGCTGCAGGTGGTGTTCCACGCTCAGATGGCCGAGGAGCAGAAGGCTTTCGCGTTTGGAGATGTCGTCGAGGCCATCACGCGAAAAATGATCCGGCGCCATCCTCACGTCTTCGCCGACAAGGACGGCAACCTCGCCTCCTCCCACGTCAAGGAAGTCTGGGATCGCATCAAGGCCGAGGAGAAAGCCGAGCGCGCCGCGCGCCGTCCGCCGCAGGAAGCGCCGTCCCACAAATCGCTGCTGTCAGGCGTGAAGGCCGGCCAGCACGCGCTGACGCGCGCCATGGAGCTGCAACGCAAGGCCTCCACTGTCGGCTTCGACTGGAACGACCCGCGCGCGGTGCTGGCTAAAATCCGCGAGGAAGCCGACGAGATCGAGGCCGCCCTCGATCGCAACGACAGCGATGGCTTGGCGGAAGAGACCGGCGACCTGATGTTCGCGCTGGTCAACCTCGCCCGCCATGTCGATGCCGATCCGGAAGCCGCGCTGCGCGCGACCAACGCGAAATTCGAGCGGCGCTTTGCGTTTATCGAGCGGGCGCTGGAAGCGCAGGGGCGCACGCTTGAGCAGGCCTCGCTCGCGGAGATGGACGCGTTGTGGAATGCGGCGAAGGGTGAGGAGAAAAGCGCCGCACCGGCCGGGAAAAGCAACCAGGCCCGGTCCTAG
- the queC gene encoding 7-cyano-7-deazaguanine synthase QueC has product MSDASSSETALVLFSGGQDSTTCLAWALNRFARVETLGFDYGQRHAIELACRDRLFDGIKDLHADLASRLGESHTLSIPTLAAVSETALTRDVAIAMGADGLPNTFVPGRNLVFLTFAAALAYRRGISHIVGGMCETDYSGYPDCRDDTIRAMQAALSLGMARKFELHTPLMWIDKAATWQLAHDLGGDGFVDLIREQSHTCYLGERGAQHDWGYGCGECPACSLRAKGWREYVAGR; this is encoded by the coding sequence ATGAGTGACGCATCTTCATCCGAAACCGCGCTGGTGCTGTTTTCCGGCGGCCAGGATTCCACCACCTGCCTCGCCTGGGCGCTGAACCGCTTTGCCCGCGTAGAGACGTTGGGGTTCGATTACGGCCAGCGCCATGCCATCGAGCTTGCCTGCCGCGACCGACTGTTCGACGGCATCAAGGATCTGCACGCGGATTTGGCCTCCAGGCTCGGCGAGAGCCACACCCTGTCGATCCCGACGCTGGCGGCGGTGTCCGAGACGGCGCTGACGCGCGACGTTGCGATTGCGATGGGCGCTGACGGCCTGCCGAACACGTTCGTGCCCGGCCGCAATCTGGTGTTTTTGACTTTCGCCGCGGCGCTGGCCTACCGGCGCGGCATCAGTCATATCGTCGGCGGCATGTGCGAGACCGACTATTCCGGTTATCCCGATTGCCGCGACGACACGATCCGCGCCATGCAGGCCGCGCTGTCGCTCGGCATGGCCCGCAAGTTCGAGTTGCATACGCCGCTGATGTGGATCGACAAGGCCGCGACGTGGCAGCTCGCCCATGACCTCGGAGGCGACGGATTCGTCGACCTCATCCGCGAGCAATCGCACACCTGCTATCTCGGCGAACGCGGTGCGCAGCATGATTGGGGCTACGGCTGCGGCGAGTGCCCGGCGTGCAGCCTGCGGGCGAAGGGATGGCGGGAGTATGTGGCGGGGCGGTGA
- a CDS encoding PAS domain-containing sensor histidine kinase: MTSADTSAASFDTAPAEEPRRWSARRWLAPFAVALALLSALLTFLVLTGLTSIELTPQVVRSFYLSNAATILLLVGIIIRELWQLILARRRGRAAARLHVQIVSLFSIVAVLPAVLVAVVANVTIERGLDRLFSGPTKEVIQNSLTIARAYMQDHAQLIRGDILGMANDIAHARPLYDQDRRSFRELLTSSAASRNLPGAMIIDKNTNILESADTGMRLAYSPPAPDFLSNVNESEPEIAVLPDASYVAAVVRLRAFSDTFLYVARPLDPNVVNQLKQTEVSVAEYAQIESRRLGIQVAFALMFAVIALTILMASVLIGLNFANSLVSPIRRLMNAAQTVSTGDLHVKVPVHQSEGDLAQLGETFNKMTEELRSQRDELVNASDLIDSRRRFIEAVLSSASAGIIGVDNSGSVGILNRSAEKLIGHSEAETLGHPLSDVLPELEEMMKTAREGTQRLVQGQITITRDGQERNLSVRVSAEKTSQPHDSYIITLDDITELVSAQRTSAWGDVARRIAHEIKNPLTPIQLSAERIRRKFGKDITEGKDKQIFEQCTDTIVRQVDDIRRMVDEFSRFARMPKPVMEGEDVADAVRQAVFLMKVAHPEIDIEAEFREDPLRAQFDRRLISQAVTNIVKNATEAIEQVPLEELGKGRIDVVVSREGEDVLIDVVDNGIGLPKVARSRLLEPYVTTRAKGTGLGLAIVGRVLEDHGGRIELKDASDFREGQRGAWMRMRFAISGAPAKSEGAEPPAAATAKPDIGETATQSVKDPETKEAAAETKEPAEKTNDSTNIEASTGS; this comes from the coding sequence ATGACCAGCGCAGACACCTCGGCCGCATCCTTTGACACGGCCCCAGCAGAAGAGCCCCGGCGTTGGTCGGCGCGACGCTGGCTGGCGCCCTTTGCCGTGGCGCTGGCGCTGCTGTCGGCCTTGCTCACCTTCCTGGTCCTGACCGGCCTCACCAGCATCGAACTGACGCCGCAAGTTGTCCGTTCGTTCTACCTGAGCAACGCAGCCACCATCCTGCTGCTGGTCGGCATCATCATCCGCGAGCTCTGGCAGCTGATCCTGGCGCGACGGCGGGGCAGGGCGGCGGCACGCCTCCATGTCCAGATCGTCAGCCTGTTCTCGATCGTGGCGGTGCTGCCGGCGGTGCTGGTTGCCGTCGTCGCCAACGTCACCATCGAACGCGGCCTCGATCGCCTGTTCTCCGGCCCGACCAAGGAGGTGATCCAGAATTCGCTGACGATCGCGCGGGCCTACATGCAGGATCATGCGCAGCTGATCCGGGGCGACATTCTCGGCATGGCCAACGACATCGCCCACGCGCGCCCGCTCTACGACCAGGATCGCCGCTCGTTTCGCGAATTGCTGACGTCCAGCGCCGCCTCGCGCAATCTGCCGGGCGCGATGATCATCGACAAGAACACCAACATTCTCGAATCCGCTGACACCGGCATGCGGCTGGCCTATTCGCCGCCGGCACCGGACTTCCTCAGCAACGTCAACGAATCCGAGCCCGAGATCGCTGTGCTGCCCGATGCGAGCTACGTCGCCGCAGTGGTCCGCTTACGCGCCTTCAGCGACACTTTCCTCTACGTCGCGCGGCCGCTCGATCCGAATGTCGTCAACCAGCTCAAGCAGACCGAGGTCAGCGTCGCCGAATACGCCCAGATCGAGTCGCGCCGGCTCGGCATCCAGGTCGCGTTCGCGCTGATGTTCGCGGTGATCGCGCTGACCATCCTGATGGCCTCGGTGCTGATCGGCCTCAACTTCGCCAACTCGCTGGTCTCGCCGATCCGGCGGCTGATGAACGCGGCCCAGACGGTCTCGACCGGCGATCTCCATGTGAAAGTGCCGGTGCACCAGTCCGAAGGCGACCTCGCCCAGCTGGGTGAGACCTTCAACAAGATGACGGAGGAGTTGCGCAGCCAGCGCGACGAGCTCGTCAACGCCAGCGACCTCATCGACAGCCGCCGCCGCTTCATCGAGGCGGTGCTGTCGTCCGCGAGCGCCGGCATCATCGGCGTGGATAATTCAGGCAGCGTCGGCATTCTCAACCGTTCCGCCGAAAAGCTGATCGGGCACTCGGAAGCCGAGACGCTCGGCCATCCGCTCTCCGACGTACTTCCCGAGCTCGAAGAGATGATGAAGACGGCGCGGGAAGGGACCCAGCGCCTGGTGCAGGGGCAGATCACGATCACGCGGGACGGGCAGGAGCGCAATCTGTCGGTGCGCGTCAGCGCCGAGAAGACCAGCCAACCGCACGACAGCTACATCATCACGCTCGACGACATCACCGAGCTGGTCTCGGCGCAACGCACCTCGGCCTGGGGCGACGTCGCGCGCCGCATCGCGCATGAGATCAAGAACCCGCTGACCCCGATCCAGCTCTCCGCCGAGCGCATTCGCCGCAAATTCGGCAAGGACATCACCGAGGGCAAGGACAAGCAGATCTTCGAACAGTGCACCGACACCATCGTGCGCCAGGTCGACGACATCCGCCGCATGGTCGACGAGTTCTCGCGCTTCGCGCGGATGCCGAAGCCGGTGATGGAGGGTGAGGACGTCGCCGACGCAGTGCGCCAGGCGGTGTTCCTGATGAAGGTCGCCCACCCCGAAATCGATATCGAGGCCGAGTTCAGGGAAGACCCGCTGCGCGCCCAGTTCGACCGGCGGCTGATCTCGCAGGCTGTCACCAACATCGTCAAGAACGCCACCGAGGCGATCGAGCAGGTCCCCCTGGAGGAGCTCGGCAAGGGCCGGATCGACGTCGTGGTCTCGCGCGAGGGCGAGGACGTGCTGATCGACGTCGTCGATAACGGCATCGGCCTGCCCAAGGTGGCGCGCTCGCGCCTGCTCGAGCCCTATGTGACGACACGCGCCAAGGGCACCGGCCTCGGGCTCGCGATCGTCGGTCGCGTGCTGGAAGACCATGGTGGGCGCATCGAACTGAAAGATGCCTCGGACTTCCGCGAGGGACAGCGTGGCGCCTGGATGCGGATGCGTTTTGCGATCTCCGGCGCTCCCGCCAAGAGCGAGGGGGCCGAACCGCCGGCCGCGGCAACGGCCAAGCCGGACATCGGCGAAACGGCCACGCAATCCGTCAAGGATCCGGAAACAAAAGAGGCGGCCGCCGAAACCAAAGAGCCGGCTGAAAAGACCAATGATTCAACGAACATCGAAGCCTCAACAGGCAGCTGA
- a CDS encoding enoyl-CoA hydratase/isomerase family protein, with translation MPDYVKIEKGLGPEGRIAVVRFDRGDGINALSPEALRQLTAAARSFEDDSATSVVVLTGSAAAFSAGFDLKDAEGRSRKDMDLGTLRRHLKLGPRLTHAWQEMEQITIAAIEGFCVGGGVALAVALDFRVMGRDAHLRVPEIGLGMNMSWQSIPRMLHLIGPARTKQAVILADQRISADEAYEWGLVEQVVDPGHAFDAAMELARKVAAQPPLSVAMTKLTVNRLAHALDNLASHMDVDQFALASLSEDHREGVEAFLTRRKPKFRGR, from the coding sequence TTGCCTGACTATGTGAAGATCGAGAAGGGCCTCGGGCCGGAGGGGCGGATTGCGGTGGTGCGGTTCGACCGCGGCGACGGCATCAACGCGCTGTCGCCGGAGGCGCTGCGCCAGCTCACCGCGGCCGCGCGCAGTTTCGAGGATGATTCCGCAACCTCTGTCGTGGTGCTGACAGGCAGCGCGGCTGCGTTCAGCGCCGGCTTCGACCTCAAGGATGCCGAAGGGCGCTCGCGCAAGGACATGGACCTCGGCACGCTGCGGCGGCATCTCAAGCTCGGACCGCGCCTGACCCACGCCTGGCAGGAGATGGAGCAGATCACGATCGCCGCCATCGAGGGCTTTTGCGTCGGCGGCGGCGTGGCGCTGGCCGTCGCGCTCGACTTCCGCGTCATGGGACGCGATGCCCATCTGCGCGTGCCCGAGATCGGGCTCGGCATGAACATGAGCTGGCAGAGCATTCCGCGCATGCTGCACCTGATCGGCCCGGCTCGCACCAAGCAGGCTGTCATCCTGGCCGATCAGCGCATCAGCGCGGATGAAGCCTATGAGTGGGGCCTGGTCGAGCAGGTGGTCGATCCCGGCCATGCGTTCGATGCCGCCATGGAGCTTGCGCGCAAGGTGGCGGCGCAGCCGCCGCTCTCCGTTGCCATGACAAAACTCACGGTCAACCGTCTGGCGCATGCGCTGGATAATCTCGCCAGCCACATGGACGTCGACCAGTTCGCCCTGGCAAGCCTCAGCGAGGACCACAGGGAGGGCGTTGAGGCGTTCCTGACGCGACGCAAACCGAAGTTCAGAGGGCGGTAG
- a CDS encoding nitrile hydratase accessory protein produces the protein MSSTAAAAATAAIPSIPRDDDGPVFRAPWEAHAFAMALTLHEHGVFTWPEWAAALASEIKRAQAAGDPDTGETYYLHWLATLEGLVARKGVASAETLHRYRDAWDHAADRTPHGKPIELTPEDFAP, from the coding sequence ATGAGCAGCACGGCTGCGGCTGCCGCGACGGCAGCGATCCCGAGCATTCCGCGCGATGATGACGGCCCGGTGTTCCGCGCGCCCTGGGAGGCGCACGCCTTCGCGATGGCGCTGACGCTGCACGAGCACGGCGTGTTCACCTGGCCCGAATGGGCGGCGGCCTTGGCCTCCGAAATCAAGCGCGCGCAGGCCGCCGGCGATCCCGACACGGGCGAGACCTACTATCTCCATTGGCTCGCCACGCTGGAGGGGCTGGTCGCGCGCAAGGGCGTTGCGTCCGCGGAGACGCTGCATCGCTACCGCGACGCCTGGGACCACGCGGCAGATCGCACCCCGCACGGCAAACCGATCGAGCTGACGCCGGAGGATTTTGCGCCGTAG